TGCTCACATAGCTTTTGTTGGAATGTAAGTTCTTGGTGACTAATCTACTTTCCTTGACTGTTTAGTAATTTTAACTTATATCTGGAACTATGTTAAATCTGAAATTTCCAGTGCACTGAAGAGGCCCACCGCCCTGTGGATTGTGAGACAGTTGCACAGTGGATACGTAAGAACAGCGCTGAATCGGAAAATATGAACTGGTATTATTCTTGTTCTTTCTTCCTTAATCTTCTGTTTATTTCTACCGTACATCTTTGCATGAATATGTTTATTCCTCTTACACAGGATACTTGCAAATTCAAAGCCTTGTCCAAAGTGTAAGCGGCCAATTGAAAAGAACCATGGATGCATGCACATGACATGCACACCAccttgtaaatatgagttttgttGGTAAAAGCTTTATCCTTATCTCTGCAATGTTGGATTGCAAGCTTGCTTCTCTCTGATCTCTTTTGGATTTGTTCTTGTTCATATGAATCTTTTAGGCTATGCCTTAATGCATGGACAGATCATGGGGAAAGAACCGGTGGTTTTTATGCCTGTAACAAGTATGAGGCGGGTAAACAAGAAGGACGGGTAAGGGACCTCTTGTCTACTTCTTTGATAATTTTGTTGTGGTATCCTCTTTAATACTTTTTTTAGTATTGATATCaattgaattttgttttcttagtaTGATGAGGCTGAAAAGAGGCGAGAGATGGCAAAAAATTCGCTAGAGAGATACACTCATTATTATGAACGCTGGGCAAGCAATCAAACGGTATGTAtgctctttttatatttatttgaagaCACTTGAAAGCTTGAAGTGTTCTTTACATTCTATTAGTATTGCTGTTTAGAAGAACCATAGCAATGGCATTATAATGAGCTTGACATGATTAAAAAAATGGTAGCATGCTAGAGCGAACTTGGATTTTCAGTTTGcttttttcttgaaaatgtGAACCATGTGAAGGGTGTGGTTGAGAAACTATTTTGTAGTGTAGTCTATTTACTGCTTGGCTGCACTGCTTCTAAGACATTATTTTCTACCGTATGTTAAGAGGTTTCTCGTGTGATTTGGCAGTCGAGGCAAAAAGCTATGGTGGATCTGGAGAAAGCAAGATCGGAGAAGGTAAGAAGAATTGTTGTTACTGTTAttattcaattttgtttccatGTTAATCTTTTATCTATGGAATGATAATCTTCTTTGGAGTGGAGAATGATATTAGCTAACAGCTATTCCCTTTGTTATTATTTGCAACACTAATCTGTATTTAAATTCTCACATGCTGTTGTCTCATTGTTTTGTTAGCTTGAGAAGCTTAGTGACATACATGGCACACCAGAATCTCAGCTCAAGTGCATCACAGAGGCGTGGCTTCAGGTTAGCACATCTATAACagttaaataaaaatgagattAATGTACAACAACATCTCTTGAATGTTCCCACGTTTAATGTATACCTTTTTTACAGATCATTGAATGCAGACGGGTACTGAAATGGACGTATGCATATGGTTACTATCTACCTGATCACGataagaaacaattttttgaGTATCTGCAAGGTCAGAATCCTCACCTTGTTGATTGTTTTCTGGAAAAGCTAGTTGTGTCAGCTGAGCCCttgaagtttaaaatttgttcttgttgattttgaTCAGGGGAAGCTGAGTCAGGTTTGGAGAGGCTCCACAAATGCGTAGAGAAGGAACTGGAGGTGTTTCTAGTTGCTGAAGGCCCTTCAGATGACTTCAATCATTTCCGGACAAAACTAACCGGTTTGACCAGGTAACTGTCCCTCTCTGGTGCATCTATGTTACGACACTGTGATAGGTTTGGCTGAAACTTGCGTTGTGTATTTAACAGCATAACGAAAACCTACTTTGAGAATCTGGTGAAAGCTCTGGAGAATGGTCTTGCTGATGTGGATACGCAAGGGGCTAGCAGCAAATCAACAAACACTAAATCTAGCAAGACAAATGGCGGTGGGAAAGGCAAAGGAAGCTCCAAGAGTGGCGGGTCCAGCAAAAACCTAGACGGAAACTGAGGTCTCTCGGGTTTCAGTTACAAATTTACAATCCCTCTTCTAGATTTTGCCATGCTCTTTCAAAGCACACCGGATTGTTCTGTAGTTGTAAAAATGTTATTTGATAAAAGTCataatatagatataattaATGTTCAGATTGGtgtgtacttttttttttaacttgcaaCACGCAcacaataaaaaatcaaatatataaaatttaatcttaAATGCTTTTACTTAATCTCGCATATTCTCTACTCTTATTGAAATAAAACAATTCTGATTTTgtctttatgtttctctttcaattttaaaattttagatttgaaATTTTGTGGTACAACTTAGTTAAGTTCCCCtaaactatatttgcgaagtgatctTGCCACATGTCCTACCTAcaatcatttttacaaaaaaaaatgatagacaTGGCTAACaagattgatgacatggcttatagttaatatgacatggacaatcacatttattactgacatttatttttggtacactttatagaatatgacaataattaattcattacatttaatgttgatttatatttttgttaaacttcttaaaatatggtaataattcataaatcatcactaaaataaatatattgaaatatgcattataaatttcgaaatacattatttaattgtatttttataattatacaatttttattactaatattttaaatattttctacatctttttaaaaaattaataaattgttattcgtaatttcattagtttcttttagatatctacaaattttataaatattttttagttataatttttaataactatacaatttttatatgatttttagtaattttatacaagttgatttaatacatttaaccaaaataaatagataaaaaatttatctaagattcaaattttaaatatattacatatatattattaaatgtaatttaaaaaaacaaaattattttttttcttaattttatgcttaaataatcaactttatattaaatattagtcaaaaataataaaatatataatattaataaatttcattttaaatataatttaacttttaaaaaatttatcactgTACATAGTGTAGGAAAACACCTTATAGTTATACAAATACGAAGTTGTATTAAGTTGTGCCGTTGTCAAGGTAAATTTTAGTATGATAACTAGGTTCTAGTTTTATTAAGTTGTACTTTGACAACGTAAAACTTGATATAGTTAGAGCCTAATTATACCAAGTTATACAATTTTAACAAGTTGTACTTTTGATTGATATTATAACGTAGTGAAATTATAATTATGGgttttagttttacatttgGTATCTAGTTTGATATATGTGTTTTTGGATTCTAGAAaacttaaaatacaaaaaaagaaaagaagataaagaagaaaaacatgaaaatctaaagagaataaacaaaaatataaaaagaaagagaaacaaaagagaaatagattaaaaaagagaaacaaaaatatttattgggAATAAGTGAATTCAAAAACGGTTAATTGGATTTTAAATCAATAAGAAAGTTGGGAGGTTTAGTGGAATAGTACATCAATAAATGAACTCAATAAAAGTTAACTGGATTTCTATCAGATTTCGAgttaaaatgaagaaaaataaaatacattatagGTGAAGTTAAATTTTTGGGTTTGAGAGTATATGAGCATTTGATCCTTGATTGTCGTGCTCTGCTAGTGCAATGTCCTTTATGAACATAGATGAATGCAAAACCAACATACACCATGGCAATTACACATGCGACAATAAcgatagctttcttcttcatctcgtGAAGATACTTCCTTTTGCTATTGAAAAAGATCATTAAGATCGTCAATGTTGAGTAGAACAACACATTGATCTTTGCAATAAGATTGATGTACTCCTCTCTTGTCAAACCTCCAAGATCCACGCCAAATTCACCTCTAAAGCTCACCATGAAATGTCTTTTCAAGTCGGAAACTTGAAAGTTTGCAAAGCGGTCAAATGTATGTTTAAAAACTTTCTCCCTCGGAACCTCAAACCTCAGTGTTAGGATGACAAAGCATagttcttttttctttcatcttcttcatgaAACATGCATTTTTGTTGGGTAAATCAAGTACTTCTGGTGTCTTCAACAAAACATGAAAAGACGTATCAAGCAGACTAATCTCTCCTTTGATTAATTCATTCAACAGATATTTATGTCTCATTGCAAACTTCAGATGATCTATCTCAGTTGACTCACAGAATCCCAAGACGTAGACGACAAGATAACAGACAAACAGAGTTTCTTCTTCACCAATCAAATTTTCAACAGACTGCGACAGATACCAGTagctttcttcttcatctcgtGAAGATACTTCCCTTAATTACCATTGAAGAAGATCATTAATAATAGAGTTTACTTAAAATATCAAGAATCTTTCTTTAGCAAATTTTGAGAATCTATGTACCGATAACAGTGGAATATTCtcaacaattttaaattttattttcaatcatgtattttaatgAAGTTTAAATCTAAACACAATTCATTGTTATTCAAatgatgattataaattctattttaaaatctagtgttattcaaaGAATGAtttaaatccaaattttaaaatctagtgttattcaacttttaaagattttaaaattctttgtaTTTTGGATTGATTTCAAATCATTTTTATGAAGTCTTATGAACAAATGACTGAACTCAAAATCCAATGCATACTGCGGAGATTTTAGAATCCATTAaactatcttaaaatttaaaatattgatagATTACAAAACATTAGTTTTTGATTTCAAATTACTAATTGAATGACACcccttaaaattttaaaatttgatagattATGAAACATTAATAATTGATTTAAATTCACTTCTTGAATAACACCTCTAAAACTCTTTGCCACaaatatattattgttattacaATAACTGAAGATTTGGCTCTTTTACAAAATGCTGACATGGTAGCCTAACATTGGTCAACGCAACCTACTAACAAAGGTCATAAGATAACCTACTTacatcaaaattaatattaatagaaaaatatttgctAATAAAGCGCGAAGGATTAATGCAAGGGTCAACTATGTATCTTGTGTGTTTTCTCTAGAGCCACAACTCGTTGACTCCTTCAGATCCTCCAACAAGTTAGTGGTTAGTGTGTCATTATCCTCTTCAATGATCCTCTCCAACATGTACTCCTCAACCTATAGCAGTCTTTGTGACTTCCTGAAACGTATATTCTCCTGTTCCTTTTTTCAAGGATCATCAATGGCTTTCACGGATGTGAGAGATGGGTCCAAAGGCTTTGTGAAGAGGGTGGCTTCATCTTTCTccatgaggaagaagaagaatgcaaCAAGTACAGGAGGAGGAAACAATGAACCCAAGTTGCTTCCGAGATCTAAATCAACAGGTTCTACTAACTATGAATCCATGAAGTTAACTTCAGCAAAGAAGATTCAAGATGCTACAATCAAAACAAGGACCAAACCATCATCACCAAGACGGGAAAAAATTGATGATCGTGGTGGTGGTAGGACGAACAAGAGCTTTGCAAAATGGAGAAGCTTTGATGATAGTGATTCTATATGGTTATCTTCAGATTGTGCGTCTCCTACTTCTCTTCTTGAAGAGCGGAGGCTATCTGTTGCGTTTCGTTTCTCGGTTGATGATAGTGTAGTCTCTTGGTTATCAAACCTTGCAAATTCTCTGAATCATCAAGATGCAGCTTCGGCTAAAGACCGTTTTAGAATCCCAAGGAGCAGCAAGGAGAGTGCAGAGAAGAAAGTCAGCTTCTCACAACTTGAATCAGAGAAGCCTTCTTTGGCTCATGAGATAAGTGCAGAGGTGTTGGAATCTAAGAGCATTACTAAAGTTGATGAGCCGCTTTTCTGGCCGTATGAGCAGAGATTTGACTGGACACCAGAGGATATCTTGAAGCATTTCTCAATGTCGCCTCGGAGAAAGAAGTTACTGAACGCCAAAATGTCTTCAGGTAACTCCTCCCCAAGATCCATGAGAGCACAACTTCTCCAGGCAAGAAAAGTAGATCTCAAAGACGGGTGTAAGAAAAAGCTTGTGTTCAATGGTCCTGTAACAAACACATCCAAGAAGATTCCAGAGCTTAAAAGAACATTCAGCCACAAGAAAAATGAGAGCAGCAACAAGAACGAGCCCATCAGGAACTGTGTGAAGAGGAACAAGAGTTTGCCATCACGGTTAAGAAAATCGAGCAAACCATGTTCAAAGGTTGTACCTATAGAAGCTGCTGAAGAAGTGATTATTGCGGAAGAACGAGCCAAAGCGGAAATAACTACTAGAAAGCTGATTAACCGCAGAAGCAAGACAATGTTGGAAGATGATTTTGCATTTTTGAATGATTTCTCAATTGAAAAAGCGGTGGGGCTTGGCGAGTTTAAGGGTAGAGAGGGTATAGATTCAGAGTTTAACTCTGACACTTTCTTGTTTGATGATTCTCTCTGAAACTAAGAGAGATTTATATTTTGGTCCTGATTATATCATTGGCTCTTTATACTGAGTTTAAGATCAAATTCTCATGGAGTATAAAACAACCATCGAGTGTGATAAGTCTTGAGAGTTCAAGAGCTTTGTAGCCTGTTTTTGTTAATGTAATAATGGAGGAAATGTGTGGAATATAGACTAAGACTATAATTAAAAGCCCAAGAAAACATAAGGTAATCAGAAGGATTTCTTGTAAAGTTGAACTTGCACCTTTATATCTTCTACTAATATTCTCCATCAAACTACTTTTGACTCATTTATTCCATTTGTCACATACAAAATCCAAGCTCAGAACAAACCAGACACAAACATTGAGTGGTCAATCATAGTTCTGGATCCTAAACTACCACAATCATAGTAGCTTCCAGAAAGAGCCAAGATTGTGACTAAAGAATATATGAAGCAGAAGACCACACTTGatcatattatattatactatgccttgtgtgtgtgtgtgtgtcgtgtctatatatatataccttctaTGCATGGTTTTAACATCCGGCTGCTTTCAAAAATTCATCGTAGGGGCTTGAAGGAGGTAACCGAAACGAATCTTGTTCCACTCCGTGTGAGCAGGATGCGAGCTGGCCTTGAGGTTGGACTGGTGCCAGTGCCTTCTGATCATCTTCATTAGCTTCTTCTGTCTGCaacacacaaaataaatacCAAAAAGTTGATGGGAGGATAATTAATGTCAacagaacagagaaacaaactCTCTCTCACCTCCTTGAGAAGAAAGACTTCCTCcttttcatcttcttcagaGAAAGTTATAGCTTTGGCTGCTTCGGGTTTGAAACTTCTAAGAACAGACATCTTTTGCTGCTTACCGTTCATAAGTGCTTCACACTGATTCATCATTTGGTCATAAGGTACAGGAAGCGAGGAAACAGGGAGACTTGCAACTTGCCGAGCAGTTTCTGACACCTACACATCACCAATGAAAAGAGGATCACAGAGGAGGCCAATAGATATTAATATGAAGTACTGAGTGTATGTATATTACCGATTCTAACAACTCGTTGACACTCAGAACATCTACAGGGTTAGTGTTTGTGGACAATGATGTTGTGTGCCCAGACTGACTCCCACTAACACCCGGGGAAATGCCTTCCAATGCTACTATTGCTGGAAGCTCAACCTGAATTGATCAATCAACACAGCTGCAATAAGGAACTGATTCCTGAAGTGAGTTCCTAATGAAGACATTGTACCTCTTCAAAAGCTGGAAGTTCTATTTGATTAAGAGGAGAATCAGATCCAGCTGTATCCATGAACAATGGTGCAACAAGAGGGTGTGCATCATCTCGGCAAAAATCTGAGTTAATCTCCTTTCTCAGATTTGATTGCTCCTCCTAAGAGCATTACACATGgaaacattttcataaaaatgTGAAGATTATTGCAAAAAGATGTTCGGAATGCTCAAGAGACTTTTGGATACACTGACCAAACACAGCATTAGGACAATCTCTTCACTGCTAAAAGACTAGGAACTAAACTCATGGTTTCTATTATATTCAACACAGCTTTATCTGCTGATTAAACACAACTTCCACCAAAgaataatataactaaaatgaACGAATGCAccattttatcattttaaatctagGTAAGTACCTCGGATAATGTCGGAAACTTCGATGTAAAATGAGTGATAACGATATCCTTCAGGCGACTATCATTTGCAACAATCACTGACGAGTTGAGAGCATCACTATCATCTGTCTCAGATCCAGAACATACAGCCCGAAGTCTGATATCTCCTTCCAGAACAAGACAAGGATCAACCTATTCAAGAATCAAGACATGATGCAACAGATTTAGAAAAGGGAAAACAAACAGATACCATATTTAACAAAGGCTCACACCATTTGAGCAGTTAAAGATTCTTTGACTATTGGAATTAGCTCAGGTATATTGGAGATCTTGGCACTTAAAATGAGCAAGTATGATGCAAATGTGAAGATCGATCTTCTACGAGAGAGCTGCAAACCTCCTTCAGAATCATACCAGAAACATATGTCAGAGTTGATGCATTATATCAAAGCCAGCAAAGTAGGTAATTTATAAATAGACGGCAAAAGCACTAATCACAGTCTTTTAACTTACCATTTTGATTCAGCGAGAGATTTCTAAGAGAGAATGCTAGCTGAAAACACCACACCAGAGCCATGTGCTTTGATCTCTGCCATTTGCAATCACCAAAtcagatataattttataaaaataagtaCATTTTGAATCTGAAAGACTACAATAGAAAGCTGTAAGGTCCTTTTTTAATTTAGCATAAGATGCTTTGACTAACCTTTGCTAGTGAAAACAAAATAGTGGTACTATACGTGCTGGCCATAGCCTCAAAATTCGCAGGGGTATTCCCGGTGGAAGTTGCTTGGATCCATAGGGATGAAAGGAGCATATTCACTTGATTACTACTGAGTCTGAGTGAACATAGCGACTGTAAAAGCATGAAACCACACTGTCGTCAGCTCACTAtcaaatacaataataaaaGTGACAATTAATATCAAATTTCATACCTTAATGTCACCATCTACATCCTTTAAGCTACTCAAGGATGTGTGGTTTACATCTTTATACTGATCACTGTTTAAGGATTCCTCAACAGCATCTGAGGTTTCCTTATGTTGGTCTGACCAAGGCAAACAAAGAGTTCCAAGAAGCAGAACTGAGAATATACTGTGTGCCACAACTCTAGTTTCACAATCTGTGTGTGACATCGCAAGGAGCAGTTGGTGAAACAAGGCATCTGGAAACACCTGGGGGCAGACCACAGTAAATCCGTTAAGACAGTACagtcaaatataaaaaacaaaagttgaagtaaaaaaaaaaatatccaactTACTTTCTTGTGGTAAGTAACATTTGGGACCACTGATACTATAAGTGCAGCACGGAGAATGGCTGATGCTGTGGTCCTAGCAACGTATACATTGGTGGATATAGTCTCAAGAACCACCGCCAACATATCAAGAATAGGCCCTGCATCCCCAACcttaaaccaaaacaaaacaaaaaattgaacAGTTATGGGGTTGTGTATGAAGAGAAAGCtctaaagaagagaaaagattCCAACTAACCTTTTTTGAGAGCTCCGCAATGCAATTTTCTAAAGCATGCTGAAGCTCAGAGTTCTGCTTCGTTTCATTAGCAGAGAGATCCGATTCAGCTGCATTTTGCAGGCATTTCCGCAAGTGCTTAATCAGCTCAGCTATTACAGCAGTCATCGCTCCTGAAGCCCCCTGCTTAGCATGCACCACAAGGCATGTGGCTACCTTAACCATGTTAACTTGAATACCTTGTTGCTTCGTCACATTCTTATGATCCAAGTGCTTGATCAAAGAAGATACCAACACATGACAGCTCCCTCCTGCTTTAAACACTTCATTAGTCAGTTAAAAATCCGGGAAAGACAGCAAATTAAATATCATCTCTGGTCACCTGATTCTTCCAGACGAGACTGCAGAAACAGTAGAACAGAAGAGGCAACGCTCTTCTGTGGAGACCAGTAATCACCACTGTCAAAAGCATTCAAAAGCGGTTCCAGAACACGACGAACAGTTGTAGTTTCCTTTGCTAACTTGGCTATATTGCAGAGGCAAACCATAGACCAGTATGAAGCGCTCTTCGAATTCTCCCTGAATTGATTAAACTAATAAATCAAATACCAAATACATGATATGCACTTCCAGTGAAAGAAAGTGACAAGCCTTACATGTTTTTCTCCAAGTTATAGTCAGTCACAGGATTAAGTTCGTTTGTATCTTCTTGACCCTTCTCCAAATCCATATAATTCTCAAGAATCACAGAGATAATCTaattcaaaatgaaaaaaaaggtTCATAATCTAACTACAGGATGTAATAGACAGACGAAAACTTAAAAAGTGACCGATGACTTACCATATCCAAGTCCATTGATAGTTGGGAATGCTCACCAATGAAAGATACCTAGCAATGACTATTGGTTAGTAACATGTTGAACATATCCATTTTTATAGGATGTGTTAATAAACTATCACCATGATTGCCAAAGCCTGCATTGCTGCAGACCGTAATCGGAGTAATCTTTCATCATCCCCCATTTCTTGAGCAAGTTGACAAAgtttagggattagaccttCTAAGTTGAACATGTGTGAATTCTCAGTCTGTATATATAGACAAATGTGTTACCATCACAAGTATGTAACCATGATGCCTAAAATTATTGATCAAATGTACCTGTAAGGTTATAAAGTCAACAAGGGTATAGCAACCCAAGATCTGAACTTCAACATCTTTTGTTTGCTCCAAAAGAGTTGGGACAATGGTTAGCAAACTACAGGAAAACAAAGGCCTACaaagaaagaataataaaactagTTCTTTTAAGTAACAAGAATATGCCACACACAAACCACGTTTTATCATGAAGAAAGTAATACTACTAACTCACATCTGCTCCTTACATGATGAAAGCAATCTCTTGTAAATGCACAAGACGACTTTAACTGATCCGATATTCCCATTTCGCAATTCTCTGTAACATTTGTGCTCAAGGTACTCATTGATCtgtcaaaagaaaaaagggAAGTAGACTGCAACACATGAGgaggataaaattttaaattaaaacaagagaggaaaaaaatgcaaaacaccTTTGGGATTCGTAAAGGATTCCTTGACGCATACTCACAAAGCTTGCCTATTTTTCTATCATTCGGCTCAGCATCCTGCCATATCACAACATGGAAAACAAAACatgttgaaacttttttttaaaaaaaaccatttaaTTTTCGAAAGAGTTATGTAAGAAACATGTATATATTCATTAAGAATCTCAagtaaaaaaatgatattacGCAATAATGAATATATAATAATCTCCAGCCTAAGTTACTAATAATCAACAAGTATAAAACTTCAACAAGACTAGTACCAAAAACTGGAATCCCTCTAAATAATCactaaacagaaacaaaaagaagaagaaaaaatacacTTAAGAATCTAAAATGATCTTCActagtacaaaaaaaaaatttgaagctTTAACAAGATTAATTGATACCACTGAACAgaaacgagaagaagaagaaaaattacaCTTAAAAGAATCTAAATGATCTTCACTagtacaaaacaaaaataaaaattgaaactttaatTGATGTAAAAGAGTAGACACCTGATTACGAGGGAAAATATCGGCGAGCATTTGCTTATAGCGTTTAACAGGATGCCTTGACCTAACCCTCAAGGAAGGACAACAGAAGAAACAGATGTTACCACAGGCGGGCAAGACCCGTCTGGACATAACCCccattgtcttcttcttcttccctgaaTGCAATTCCCATTTGAGTTAAAACTAGAAACCAAAAGAAAGAATAATTCACAAAGACGAGAGAAATCAAGAGAAATGTACCCCCAGCAGCAACCCTAATTCAGTGTGTAGCTCCCGAGATCTCAACCCGGAGCTGAGACGAGAGACGAGAGACGAGAGAGGCAGCTGGGGGCGAAGATAAATGCAATCCCGCTAGCCCTTCTCAGAGGTGGCTTCGCTCTTCTCTCTCTCGtcttttatttcattattaaaaagaagtttttttaaacttctcttctctgtctttcCGCCATTAATGTCGGAAAGTTTCCAGTCTTACTTAAATACCCTTTGTAACATCTTGTCTGGATAAGGCAAACAGAGCTTATTTGATCCGGGCCCGGCGATATTACGGTCTTAattttgaagatacaactattGGGCCTCACGTATCGGCCCATATAAATCAAATACCGCACAACCGGTgtttgatgtcgatcgatgtgttgTGAATGAAAACGGTAATTATTGAAATGACAAACGAAGCCCGTatagctcagtggtagagcgTCAGTCTTGTAAACTGAAGGTCCGTAGTTCGATCCTGCGTGTGGGCACCTTTTTTTCTTCAAGGTTTTAAATTATCCTTTTTGTGTTTCCTCAATAAAATTGAAACATATCTAAGGAAAACCATATGCAACTTATTTCCATTTAGATTGATTTTTTTGGATTCTttgatcaaaacaaaatatttcttgATACTTTCCTTTGATCGTCTGGCGCACACATTTAGGCGACTTTTACCCATAGTGGTTCACCACTCCATtgggttttagtttttttttttttttttgttagctgTCTTTTCTTCAAGAAACTATTTATCAAAACGacttataatttaatatagtaAACAACAACTTTCGCCCTAATTAGTACATTAATTGTTTGAACATTGATGAAATAGGTGTGTTTGGACCCTGATGAGGACCTCAAGTCAGTAGCTGGACCACAAACTCATGTGATCAACCATACAACCTACATTGGAGCCAGCAGCGGCATAGGTGCATTCAAAGAAGGATATCTTTGCAACCATATGGATTTTGAACGTGAAACCACTTGCTATAGATTCTCAACTCAACCAGAGCACGCGGCGAATTAGTCTCATACCAAAAGGAGTAATGGTTTAGGAGATATGCCAGTTACAAGTCATACTATCTACACTGCATCCGAACTgattctatttaaggaaagtaatTCTTTGCTAAAGGAGTGTGCAACTCAATCATTCATTACATATAAGACCACTTGTAGAGTTGTTACCATGCACTAAAAACATCACTGGATCAGTCAGATTCTTCACC
The window above is part of the Brassica napus cultivar Da-Ae chromosome C8, Da-Ae, whole genome shotgun sequence genome. Proteins encoded here:
- the LOC106365695 gene encoding protein SEMI-ROLLED LEAF 2-like isoform X2, encoding MGVMSRRVLPACGNICFFCCPSLRVRSRHPVKRYKQMLADIFPRNQDAEPNDRKIGKLCEYASRNPLRIPKINEYLEHKCYRELRNGNIGSVKVVLCIYKRLLSSCKEQMPLFSCSLLTIVPTLLEQTKDVEVQILGCYTLVDFITLQTENSHMFNLEGLIPKLCQLAQEMGDDERLLRLRSAAMQALAIMVSFIGEHSQLSMDLDMIISVILENYMDLEKGQEDTNELNPVTDYNLEKNMENSKSASYWSMVCLCNIAKLAKETTTVRRVLEPLLNAFDSGDYWSPQKSVASSVLLFLQSRLEESGGSCHVLVSSLIKHLDHKNVTKQQGIQVNMVKVATCLVVHAKQGASGAMTAVIAELIKHLRKCLQNAAESDLSANETKQNSELQHALENCIAELSKKVGDAGPILDMLAVVLETISTNVYVARTTASAILRAALIVSVVPNVTYHKKVFPDALFHQLLLAMSHTDCETRVVAHSIFSVLLLGTLCLPWSDQHKETSDAVEESLNSDQYKDVNHTSLSSLKDVDGDIKSLCSLRLSSNQVNMLLSSLWIQATSTGNTPANFEAMASTYSTTILFSLAKRSKHMALVWCFQLAFSLRNLSLNQNGGLQLSRRRSIFTFASYLLILSAKISNIPELIPIVKESLTAQMVDPCLVLEGDIRLRAVCSGSETDDSDALNSSVIVANDSRLKDIVITHFTSKFPTLSEEEQSNLRKEINSDFCRDDAHPLVAPLFMDTAGSDSPLNQIELPAFEEVELPAIVALEGISPGVSGSQSGHTTSLSTNTNPVDVLSVNELLESVSETARQVASLPVSSLPVPYDQMMNQCEALMNGKQQKMSVLRSFKPEAAKAITFSEEDEKEEVFLLKETEEANEDDQKALAPVQPQGQLASCSHGVEQDSFRLPPSSPYDEFLKAAGC
- the LOC106365695 gene encoding protein SEMI-ROLLED LEAF 2-like isoform X1, with amino-acid sequence MGVMSRRVLPACGNICFFCCPSLRVRSRHPVKRYKQMLADIFPRNQDAEPNDRKIGKLCEYASRNPLRIPKINEYLEHKCYRELRNGNIGSVKVVLCIYKRLLSSCKEQMPLFSCSLLTIVPTLLEQTKDVEVQILGCYTLVDFITLQTENSHMFNLEGLIPKLCQLAQEMGDDERLLRLRSAAMQALAIMVSFIGEHSQLSMDLDMIISVILENYMDLEKGQEDTNELNPVTDYNLEKNMENSKSASYWSMVCLCNIAKLAKETTTVRRVLEPLLNAFDSGDYWSPQKSVASSVLLFLQSRLEESAGGSCHVLVSSLIKHLDHKNVTKQQGIQVNMVKVATCLVVHAKQGASGAMTAVIAELIKHLRKCLQNAAESDLSANETKQNSELQHALENCIAELSKKVGDAGPILDMLAVVLETISTNVYVARTTASAILRAALIVSVVPNVTYHKKVFPDALFHQLLLAMSHTDCETRVVAHSIFSVLLLGTLCLPWSDQHKETSDAVEESLNSDQYKDVNHTSLSSLKDVDGDIKSLCSLRLSSNQVNMLLSSLWIQATSTGNTPANFEAMASTYSTTILFSLAKRSKHMALVWCFQLAFSLRNLSLNQNGGLQLSRRRSIFTFASYLLILSAKISNIPELIPIVKESLTAQMVDPCLVLEGDIRLRAVCSGSETDDSDALNSSVIVANDSRLKDIVITHFTSKFPTLSEEEQSNLRKEINSDFCRDDAHPLVAPLFMDTAGSDSPLNQIELPAFEEVELPAIVALEGISPGVSGSQSGHTTSLSTNTNPVDVLSVNELLESVSETARQVASLPVSSLPVPYDQMMNQCEALMNGKQQKMSVLRSFKPEAAKAITFSEEDEKEEVFLLKETEEANEDDQKALAPVQPQGQLASCSHGVEQDSFRLPPSSPYDEFLKAAGC